The segment cggcggcgtctctcctcttcgcgctcctgcgcgcggacctatcttcaggctcccgcccggcgtctgacgtcagacgctgggggcgggcctatgacgcggcgagcgccgattggctcgccgcgcccctctccgattggctggcgccgtccgcgattggctcgcggacggcgccagattcaaacagcctccggcggcgcttctcattggcggcccgagcggcgccaagtttaaagcgccgccacgccgctacccgccgccgacagcctggtgcagggaaacatccgatccctgcaccagatacccgccgccgccacgcactgacaggcgctgggggcagacaagctgccccagtgcTGCCCACAGTCAGCACCGCTGATGTgcctacagggcacatctctacagtagtacatactgagcaaaaataattatgtaggtgatctgctattgccttgtctccctccaccaaatgcccactctctgtcttaagtcttattattcctccatttgaatttctcctttcatttatatacttaaaaaaagttttgccccctttatctaccgactgggccattgtctcctcagcttctgcctttgcacgtctgatcactttcttagcatccttccgtctgtcaagatacacctctttgccattattattttgtttattattatattattattattattattattattattatataattattattattattattattattatattattcagTTTTAAGCGGACATCTGCAGCCTGGCAATTCGGCAGCAGTTGTTCAGTGTGGTGGGTGGGCTGAGGCAGGCACCGGCCACACTACTCTCCCCGGTTCCCTCCTCTACTTTCCTACTTGCAGCGCAGGCTGACAGTGAGCCTGCGCTGCAGTGAGATGCTGCAGCCCGATCCCAGTAAATGAGTACAGAGGGACTGGAGGTAGCACGGCACATCTAAGCCTGCTaaagcttctgcgcatgcacagaagctgtCTCCCAACGCTGCCCGATCGCGGCAGCCGGCCTGACACCAGGGGTGAGTGAAAGCCACTGAGGGAACGTCGGGACCGGCTAAACGGAAACTGATCCGGCGTCCCAATCAGCACCTGGTAGGTACACCCATGGACAGGGTACCACATCGTGCACTGCCttataccgcttctccccatgtATTAATGCGGGAAGTGTGCTCAGTGACAAGTGCAATATGCTCCCCTGTCTATGTCAGTGCTGCTATCTGTAAGATAGAGCGCTGATATGCAAGGCAATGTATGAACACTCAGGGGCACTGACATTgccaacacctgcagctattgatttgacagctgcaggtgtcgttgcaatATATTCCATCACTCTCTGCATGCATAGCGGTGTTTACTAACACTGTAtgcatgaagaaaatcacaaagggCAGGTCTTGCAGTAAATGATGTCATTTGCGATGTGTGGACTTCCGGGTTTGGGACCCGGAAGTCCATTTGCGTATGTGTCTGGTGAATGTGTGAGCAGcgggggatgctgggagggttcCAGTTGGATCCCTCGCAGCGCAACAGAAGCCCATAGGCGTCTATAAAACAACATCATCTCCCACCGCATCTAAGCCCCAGAATCTTTTGCAATATGGGGCTTGGCGCATATGCGTTACCCGGCAAAACCTCCGGAAACTACATTTTATGAGGTTTGGCCACATTTTTCAGCTTTCTGCATCGCGCCTAAAGTATCTATTCTGCGGGTAATGCTTACATAGGAtgtctgaatctgtataagaaTGGAAAGGTGAAGGAATACAGAGCCTTATGTAGTGCATTCTCCTGATATATTGGGTAAACGATGCAAACTAATGGACTTTGCACATGGAATGATTGTTGGCACTAGCAGCAGTTGTTACAGGTACACAGCAGGCAAATAACCAGGTCTAAGCATAAGGTCTGTGGTTGTAAACAGCTACTTAATACTCAAGCGGAATGGAGAGTGGGCAGACTTTTTCAGTCCCACTGATGGGCAACAGTGCACAAATTATGGATAATGGGAACAACAGACCACATCAGAAGGTCTCTAAGGGATCATTATGCCGTATATTACATCATATTAGCAACAGAAGTAGAAGGCCTGTTCTCTACGCCATTGCTATCTGCTGCAAACTGTAAAACGCAACCAGTTTGCCCAGGAACACACGGATTGGACAGTAAATGACTGGAAGTGAGTCATGTGGTCTGACAAATCATGATTTCAATTAGACCATGCAGATGGTAGGGTGAGGGGTATGTAGTTAGCAGCCCGACAGTCAGGATGCCAACGGTCACAACTTATACAATACTTACAGCgccatcctgactgccagaataccAACACATTACACTGGTAAGTAGTAGGGTTTGGCTGGGGAGGGagttggtttaggctgcgggaggggtggggggtagggttaggctgcaggagtggtgggttaagctgcaggaggggtgagttagggttagggggagtGTAAGGCTCCTGTCATAGTAGCTGGCACGGCAAACTCCCGGAATAGTAATGAATGCTCAGCCTCGATGAATGCTGTCATAGTAGCTGGCAGCCTCGATGAATGCTGTCATAGTAGCTGGCACTGCAAACTCCCGGAATTGTAATGAATGCTCAGCCTCCTTTCACACGGTACGGACACGGCCCGGAGCTGTGTTGCAGCTGGATCTATCCACTGAATATGAAGGTTGCCGGGCCGTGGCCGGGCCATCCATGAAGTTAGTGGATTTAGTGTGTGAATCgcctctttcacacacaacggctttttttttgcctttgttgctgctggtgctgtgcagcattaaacacggctcaaagccgttgtgtgtgaaaggacAGGGACTGCCAGCTAAAAACTGTCTGGCTTTTGCCGGCTTTTTGCCGGTTGGGACAAACTGGCATGTGTGGAAGGGGCCTAAGGGTTACAGTACTTACCAAAAGGTGTCAGTATTATGCTGATCAGGAtgctgtattttgaccatcggcatCCTGACTGTCAGAATCCCGTAACCATCCGGGGAAGAATATGGGGGCGACAGCACTAAAGCATGGATCCTTCTTGCATCATCAGTACACTTCAGGCTGGCGGAAGCAATGTTATGGAGATACAGTTCAGCACGTGGGCTAATATTCCCCACAATACATACTGACAGTCAGTAGACTCCATGCCTAGAAGAATTTAGGCCGTATTATGGGCAACAGGTGTCCCAACAAAGTACTAACCCAGTGGTCATTATAATGACACGTTGAATAAATCTGCCTGTTTGTAGTGCATAGGCCACATTGCACAAGGAAATACAGCTTTTACATTAATGTGGGTAGTTCAAATAAATGCACAGTGGTGACTACAAACAATAACTGTGTCAGAGATATTTATTTTATACACAATGGTTCTGTATTAATGTTATTACAATCAGTATAAAATGTGGAAAGTGGAACACATTCTGATTACACAAAATGAAAGAACAGTCCCATGTCATTATTTCTGTACATCGGAATCTAGTTTCTCGTGATCCCCAGAAATATCTGGCTGTGCCCCAAGCTCTGCAGTTGTCAGCTCTGTCCCTGACCGGAGATACCCAATAATACTAGAGGCTCCAGCAGCTGATGCTGACCCTAACCAAGACAATCCAGTGGACACTGCTGACCCTACAGATGTTGAACCTGAAGAGATAGAAGATCCCAACTGCCTAACACTACGAGCTGTGGCTTCCTCTGCGTCTCCAGATTGTGCAGCTAAGGACTCTGCCAATGGAGCAACACATCCAGCTGCAGTCATCACCATGGTACCAGACCCAGGAGATACTACATCTACTTTAGCAGCTACTATGGGAGCCAGTGTTTGTGCACCTGCAGAAAGCATGTTCCCAAATGCAGCTAGGCCCCTACCAGCAGCTGAGCCCAATGCGCTGGACATTCCCATCACCCCCTGACCTGCAAGGTCAACTCCCTTGGCTGCCACTGATCCCACAAGTTCAGAACTTAAGCTTACACCTGAGCCAATGAGTTGGACTCCTTTAGCTGCAGTCACTGCCATTTCCTCTGGAATAGCTGCCAAGGTCCTAAGTATCTGTAAATCATACATACATAATTAGCACACATGACAAAAATAAAGAACTTTCAACTTATTCTTACATATTTTAATGGTGTATATCCAAAGGAAGAGAAAACATAACCTGCTCTCAGCAATGATAGCTGGATTACTTGCTCGGATCAACCAATGTAATAATGTATGCTTGAGCAGAGAGGCAGACATTCGGAAACAAATCTGTAAACACTACTGTCACCACATGGTGGATCTGGGTATTACATGTGGGTCTGAAAGGATTTCTAAAACAGAAAAAGACACGGTCTGTCTGAAAATGACCAAAAATCCTATTgaagacatatactgtatatctctgtggTACCCCGGTCCGTAGGTGTGATCGGTTCTTAGTTGTAGCTGACTATTTTCAGGTACACGATTACTACCAGCACaccgtgacagagaggcaagcCAATTTGTTCCCCTTTTTAAAGCAGACTCATACTGACCCGTGAATGGAACAATACAATTTTATTGTGCTACAATGGTACGAATTTACAGTGGCAGCGGGAACAGTAAAATTACACAAACAATTACTCCCTTAACTTTTGTTCAATTATAAAACAGGTAAACAGGCTGGTTTTGGCTTTATGTAATACAGTCCCGAACAACCAGCAATTTTTAATTATATAGCAACAGGTGAGATGAACTTTAAGCAGGTATACGGCTGGGTAGAGCTTGTGTAAACGGCCGATTAGTGCAATAGCAGTAGCAGACAGGTGAATAAACTTTAAGCAGGTACACGGCTGATTTGAAGCTTGTAAGCACAGTCTGTAATGCCCCAGCGGTAGCAGAATAGCAGACAGGTGAATAAACTTTAAGCAGGTACACGGCTGATTTGAAACTTGCAAAGCACAGTTAATAATGACCCAGCAGTAGCAGATTTAGCAGACAGGTGAATAACTTTAAGCAGGTACACGGCTGGGCAGAACTTGCATACACAGTCAATGAGGTACCCGCAGTAGCAGATTTAGCAAACAGGTGAAcaggtctttttaaaaaaaataaaaacatatcctGCCAGCACTATACTCCTTCAGTATAATCACAATAACAGATTCAGCTTTTAACTTTATATGTacatcatttctcatacgtcctagaggatgctggggtccatttcatgaccatggggtatagacggttccgcaggagccatgggcactttaagacttttcaagggtgtgaactggctcctccctctatgcccctcctctagacctcagttttagaaatgtgcccaggcagactggatgcactccagaggagctctactgagtttctctgaaaagacttatgttaggttttttattttcagggagaactgctggcaacagtctccctgcttcgtgggactgagggggcagaagtaggaaccaacttcctgaagagtttcatggctctgcttctgactgacaggacaccattagctcctgaagggaactaaatgctagccgtgcctagatgctcactcccaccgcacgccatcacccccctcacagagccagaagtcagaagacaggtgagtgttagaagacagatcttcaaccaagaaagtgacggctaaaggtaccgcatggctggcgggagcgcagcgcgccatgttgcccacacatacacaggcaatgcaggctgcaggagggggggggggtgccctgggcagcatgaaatctATGGAAACCGGCATAaaaaaggggcataagttgctgagacactacccccgccagtataaaaaatgacctcataaaagctgaggagaaacacaacgTTGGTCcttctccactactgaacaagtatcagggtgcaaaacgggggccacagtgaatttggtgctatataattgtgtgattagcattataaaagcgctgcatgtcagtgggcattttgtgttcacagacattgtgttactggtgctgggttgtgaactgacaaatcctatctgtgtccctctgacagattttactgtgggtctgtcccctataagtcccggagtgtctgtggtgtggttgagcacgtgtgtgacatgtctgtgtcagggaatctcttcctctgtggaagacatgttagagacacagaggtgtaatatgacaccaagaccctgactgggtgaaaggttacctgatagtgtgaatcactactgaatctcatctgttgaagatgtgatttttaatagttctgcctttcatccaaagggacctctctgggtcacatacaaatttgcaagtagtacaaactgataccgacactgtGTCgatactagtgattccaggggaatagttcctaaattagcaaaaaagcattcaaaacatgtttaagctataaaggtggtgttagaagttacgaagcccctcttttaccataagaagagggtttactttagtaaagaagtaatttcccctccacctcaggaacagtctcttggagggagtctgatttaacctaaaaagaaatttcagattcccaaaaggaattcaggcagcttaccttttttcaaaa is part of the Pseudophryne corroboree isolate aPseCor3 chromosome 11, aPseCor3.hap2, whole genome shotgun sequence genome and harbors:
- the LOC134970033 gene encoding uncharacterized protein LOC134970033 isoform X1 — translated: MSETRRQHKTLQDMSLELGCPLQNGDIIEILQTGHHHFAVYVGDGYIVHITGRLVGMGDDALHGDSVVVEKTMLEGVVKGCSYKVNNIYDGDLIPVPRDEVVSSALQTVGESKPYGSSCRDFALELKFGSANLDIILRTLAAIPEEMAVTAAKGVQLIGSGVSLSSELVGSVAAKGVDLAGQGVMGMSSALGSAAGRGLAAFGNMLSAGAQTLAPIVAAKVDVVSPGSGTMVMTAAGCVAPLAESLAAQSGDAEEATARSVRQLGSSISSGSTSVGSAVSTGLSWLGSASAAGASSIIGYLRSGTELTTAELGAQPDISGDHEKLDSDVQK
- the LOC134970033 gene encoding uncharacterized protein LOC134970033 isoform X2, whose amino-acid sequence is MGDDALHGDSVVVEKTMLEGVVKGCSYKVNNIYDGDLIPVPRDEVVSSALQTVGESKPYGSSCRDFALELKFGSANLDIILRTLAAIPEEMAVTAAKGVQLIGSGVSLSSELVGSVAAKGVDLAGQGVMGMSSALGSAAGRGLAAFGNMLSAGAQTLAPIVAAKVDVVSPGSGTMVMTAAGCVAPLAESLAAQSGDAEEATARSVRQLGSSISSGSTSVGSAVSTGLSWLGSASAAGASSIIGYLRSGTELTTAELGAQPDISGDHEKLDSDVQK